A single genomic interval of Arthrobacter sp. NicSoilB8 harbors:
- a CDS encoding 5-oxoprolinase subunit PxpA, which translates to MGPTVDLVADLGEGFGAYSMGDDAALLEVVSSANIACGFHAGDPDIMNATVAECVRRGVSIGAHPSFPDLRGFGRRAMDLTADEVRNDVLYQVGALSAFAAYHGTGVAHIAPHGRLGNLVATRADYADAVADAASRINPDLIVLAQDGALADAAAGRHLPVAIVGIADRAYEADGTLVPRSRPGAVIHDPAAIVDRTIRMVCEGLIQTIAGTDLPIVADTILLHGDTPGAVHLARQVRAELENSGVKIAPLAQVLAAKVKAA; encoded by the coding sequence ATGGGACCCACAGTTGATCTCGTTGCAGATCTCGGCGAAGGCTTCGGCGCCTACTCGATGGGCGACGACGCGGCCTTGCTCGAAGTGGTTTCCAGCGCCAACATCGCCTGCGGATTCCATGCCGGAGACCCGGACATCATGAATGCGACCGTCGCCGAATGTGTGCGGCGCGGAGTCAGCATCGGGGCGCACCCGAGCTTCCCCGACCTCCGGGGCTTCGGCCGGCGCGCCATGGACCTCACCGCGGACGAGGTCCGCAATGACGTCCTCTACCAGGTCGGCGCACTGAGCGCCTTCGCCGCCTATCACGGCACCGGCGTCGCACACATCGCACCCCACGGACGCCTAGGCAACCTCGTTGCCACCCGTGCCGACTACGCCGACGCCGTGGCCGACGCCGCCTCCCGCATCAACCCGGACCTGATCGTCCTGGCTCAGGACGGCGCATTGGCCGACGCCGCCGCGGGGAGGCATCTCCCGGTCGCGATCGTGGGCATCGCGGACCGCGCCTACGAGGCAGACGGCACCCTGGTGCCGCGCAGTCGCCCCGGCGCCGTCATCCATGACCCCGCGGCCATCGTGGACCGCACCATCCGCATGGTGTGCGAAGGGCTTATCCAAACCATCGCCGGAACCGACCTGCCGATCGTCGCCGACACTATCCTTCTCCATGGGGACACCCCCGGTGCCGTGCACCTGGCCCGCCAGGTCCGCGCCGAACTCGAAAACTCCGGCGTGAAAATCGCCCCGCTCGCCCAGGTGCTGGCCGCCAAAGTGAAGGCCGCCTGA
- a CDS encoding MFS transporter encodes MSISTHAAQPHKERLSSKQTRKVVMAGCVGIFVELYDNGIFAFMAGTLALVFLAPGNPDNALLFVFAGYAVSFFVRPLGAVICGYLGDRIGRQKLLVFVILLISVATAGIGLLPSYAAIGIAAPVLLVLLRMLQGFSVGGEAAGAMTFLAEHAPEGKRGIITSYAQIASFAALLTGTLVAFSMSPWLTQAAIDGGGFGAFAWRIPFLVAIPMGIIGWYIRKAISDTPNFEKLKEEGGLSKNPLKEAFKSAEHRRAMLLALFIPLMNGSGYYVLFSYMPTFLKGKQLNFTIGEALIVTACSLVAICIAIPFMGALSDRVGRKKVIAGSAIAMAIVGIPAYALIATGNMGLAILGACIMAVVFAGHTAVIHILIVELFPTRVRYSAYGLGYNVSSALFGGTAPLLMTWLISSTGNIYMPAFYAVITALGTLAAVSTVKDRAHLPLRDA; translated from the coding sequence ATGTCAATTTCTACGCACGCGGCCCAGCCGCACAAAGAGCGGCTCAGCAGTAAGCAGACCCGCAAAGTTGTTATGGCCGGCTGCGTCGGCATTTTCGTGGAACTCTATGACAACGGCATCTTCGCTTTCATGGCCGGAACGCTTGCCCTGGTCTTCCTGGCACCCGGCAACCCGGACAACGCCCTGCTGTTCGTCTTCGCCGGCTACGCCGTGTCCTTCTTCGTGCGTCCTCTCGGCGCCGTGATCTGCGGATACCTGGGGGACCGCATCGGCCGGCAAAAACTGCTGGTCTTCGTCATCCTGCTGATCAGCGTGGCGACGGCGGGCATCGGCCTGCTGCCGAGTTACGCCGCAATCGGCATCGCTGCACCGGTGCTCCTGGTTCTGCTCCGCATGCTGCAGGGCTTCTCCGTTGGTGGCGAAGCCGCCGGCGCCATGACCTTCCTCGCCGAGCACGCCCCGGAAGGCAAGCGCGGCATCATCACCTCCTACGCCCAGATCGCCTCCTTCGCGGCTCTCCTCACCGGTACGCTGGTTGCCTTCTCCATGTCCCCGTGGCTCACCCAGGCGGCGATCGACGGCGGCGGCTTCGGTGCCTTCGCCTGGCGCATTCCGTTCCTGGTCGCCATCCCCATGGGCATCATCGGCTGGTACATCCGCAAGGCCATCAGCGACACCCCGAACTTTGAGAAGCTGAAGGAAGAGGGCGGCCTGTCCAAGAACCCGCTCAAGGAAGCCTTCAAGTCCGCAGAACACCGCCGCGCCATGCTCCTGGCCCTGTTCATCCCACTCATGAACGGCTCCGGCTACTACGTCCTGTTCTCCTACATGCCCACGTTCCTGAAGGGCAAGCAGCTGAACTTCACCATCGGCGAGGCACTCATCGTCACCGCCTGCAGCCTGGTGGCCATCTGCATCGCCATTCCCTTCATGGGCGCCCTGTCCGACCGGGTTGGCCGCAAGAAGGTCATCGCCGGCTCCGCAATTGCCATGGCCATCGTCGGCATCCCCGCCTACGCCCTGATCGCCACCGGCAACATGGGCCTGGCCATCCTCGGCGCCTGCATCATGGCAGTGGTCTTCGCCGGCCACACCGCGGTGATCCACATCCTGATCGTGGAACTGTTCCCCACCCGCGTCCGCTACTCCGCTTACGGTCTGGGCTACAACGTCTCGTCGGCACTCTTCGGCGGCACCGCACCGCTGCTGATGACCTGGCTGATCTCGTCCACGGGCAACATCTACATGCCCGCTTTCTACGCCGTCATCACCGCGCTGGGCACACTCGCCGCCGTCAGCACGGTCAAGGACCGGGCGCACCTGCCGCTCCGCGACGCCTAA
- a CDS encoding carboxyltransferase domain-containing protein: MTATSTTTPVEVYESGDAALRVVASSPDREANWTTVHALAAWLEAAGADGVHGAVPTYDSLLVEFDPGVTSARQVRAFVLLGVRQLDFIGAPARAPREFNVPVVYGGEYGPDLERVAGQQQLSVQEIIGLHTAKSYVIRCLGAPAGSPMMDGPDFPLPVPRLKDPRLSVPAGAVAVAGRQAVIAPAAAPGGWCVIGQTPLAVLDPTSEPLVPYVPGDLLRFHQIQPEEFVDYAGRKLEAAR; this comes from the coding sequence ATGACCGCCACCTCAACGACGACTCCGGTGGAGGTCTACGAATCCGGGGACGCCGCCCTGCGCGTCGTCGCCTCATCCCCGGACCGGGAAGCCAACTGGACCACCGTGCATGCCCTCGCCGCATGGCTTGAGGCGGCGGGCGCCGACGGCGTCCACGGCGCCGTGCCGACGTACGACTCGCTGCTGGTGGAATTCGACCCCGGGGTCACCTCGGCACGGCAGGTCCGCGCCTTTGTCCTCCTCGGCGTGCGCCAGCTCGACTTCATCGGTGCGCCTGCCAGGGCTCCGCGGGAATTCAACGTCCCCGTTGTCTACGGCGGGGAATACGGCCCGGACCTGGAACGCGTCGCCGGCCAGCAGCAGCTCTCCGTCCAGGAGATCATCGGGCTGCACACCGCCAAGTCCTACGTCATCCGCTGCCTCGGCGCCCCTGCCGGCTCGCCCATGATGGACGGCCCCGATTTTCCGCTTCCGGTTCCGCGGCTGAAGGACCCCCGCCTGTCAGTTCCGGCCGGTGCCGTCGCCGTCGCCGGCCGGCAGGCAGTCATTGCCCCGGCCGCGGCACCCGGCGGATGGTGCGTCATCGGCCAGACCCCCCTGGCAGTTCTTGACCCCACCAGTGAACCGCTTGTTCCCTACGTCCCCGGCGACCTGCTGCGGTTCCACCAGATCCAGCCGGAGGAATTCGTGGACTACGCCGGCCGGAAACTGGAGGCGGCGCGATGA
- a CDS encoding biotin-dependent carboxyltransferase family protein, producing the protein MNGSLIIQQPGHSVVTDLGRFRGPRFGLPVNGALDQFSARAANILTANEDNAPLLEITALDFRMRATTDILIAVTGAPLRFTVGGRECPQWEPVSVRAGETVALRQITGGLRSYLAVHGSVEAPVLLGSCAPDTVVGFGLRLTEGTELKTSRSVPPIRQPYFDLPLFRLGLTRPEFSSRAVVEVTDGPDVDEFGDTAELLFTTEYTVSARSNHIGLRLGGALPERQSTAEVLSRGVPVGAIEVPSREELLVLHRGRGVTAGYPVLAVVTTRSLDVLAQARPGHTITFRRTTVPDATAKYRAALRELENLRSTVSTVFSLLGIGSRSGWPQLASASGS; encoded by the coding sequence ATGAACGGATCGTTGATCATCCAGCAGCCCGGCCACTCCGTGGTCACCGACCTGGGGCGCTTCCGGGGACCCCGGTTCGGACTCCCCGTGAACGGTGCGCTGGACCAGTTCTCCGCACGCGCGGCGAACATCCTCACCGCCAACGAGGACAATGCGCCGCTGCTGGAGATCACCGCACTGGATTTCCGCATGCGGGCCACCACGGACATCCTCATCGCCGTCACCGGGGCGCCCCTGCGGTTCACGGTGGGCGGGCGCGAATGCCCGCAGTGGGAACCGGTGTCCGTGCGCGCCGGGGAAACAGTGGCGCTGCGCCAAATCACCGGCGGCCTCCGTTCCTACCTTGCCGTCCACGGTTCCGTGGAGGCGCCCGTCCTGCTCGGAAGCTGCGCCCCTGACACGGTGGTCGGATTCGGCCTGCGGCTGACCGAAGGCACCGAACTCAAGACCTCTCGAAGCGTCCCGCCCATCCGGCAACCGTACTTCGACCTGCCGCTGTTCCGGCTGGGGCTTACCCGGCCGGAGTTCAGCAGCCGGGCCGTTGTGGAGGTCACGGACGGGCCCGATGTGGACGAATTCGGCGACACCGCCGAACTGCTCTTCACCACCGAATACACCGTCAGTGCCCGGAGCAACCACATCGGACTGCGGCTGGGGGGCGCCCTCCCCGAACGCCAGTCGACGGCGGAGGTGCTCTCGCGCGGCGTCCCGGTCGGAGCGATCGAGGTGCCGTCCCGGGAGGAACTCCTGGTGCTGCACCGCGGCCGCGGAGTCACCGCCGGCTACCCCGTCCTGGCAGTGGTCACCACCCGCTCCCTGGATGTGCTGGCCCAGGCCCGGCCCGGCCACACCATAACCTTCCGCAGGACCACCGTCCCCGACGCTACGGCGAAATACCGGGCGGCCTTGCGGGAACTGGAGAACCTCCGTTCGACAGTCAGCACCGTCTTCTCCCTCCTCGGCATCGGCAGCCGGTCCGGCTGGCCACAGCTCGCGTCGGCCTCCGGAAGCTAA
- the nac gene encoding nitrogen assimilation transcriptional regulator NAC — protein sequence MDTRKLAYFVQIVDSGSITKAAAALHVAQPALSQQVSALETDLKQRLLIRSKQGVKPTAAGHTLYRHAQSILRLVEQARQDVAKSGAAPSGRVSIAIAPYSMASSLTPRIISEVGRRYPDIVLHVTEIYGGVLSEAIKNGRLDMALIYEPGPIRGVQFTTMIVEDLHFVVNANNFDVTPGKGEIPLEEVARFGLFLPEKIHTLRQVVEAGFDSKGLKLQLVGEVESVPSLARLLRAGLGATIMPKSAADALFHEEDFHVLRIVDPALQCKIALCTPDHDPLSEAASAVLLVLKEMLQEMLSDKYAR from the coding sequence ATGGATACGCGAAAGCTTGCGTACTTCGTCCAGATCGTGGATTCGGGAAGCATCACCAAGGCCGCGGCGGCGCTGCATGTGGCCCAGCCGGCCCTGAGCCAGCAGGTTTCGGCGCTGGAAACCGATCTCAAGCAGCGCCTGCTGATCCGCAGCAAGCAGGGGGTCAAGCCCACGGCCGCCGGGCACACCCTGTACCGGCATGCACAGTCGATCCTGCGGCTAGTGGAACAGGCCCGCCAGGACGTCGCCAAGTCCGGGGCCGCACCGTCCGGACGCGTCTCCATTGCCATTGCGCCCTACAGCATGGCGTCCAGCCTGACGCCGCGGATCATCAGCGAAGTGGGGCGCCGGTACCCGGACATCGTCCTGCACGTCACGGAAATCTACGGCGGCGTCCTGAGCGAGGCAATCAAGAACGGCCGCCTGGACATGGCCCTCATTTACGAGCCGGGCCCGATCCGCGGCGTCCAGTTCACCACGATGATCGTCGAAGACCTGCACTTTGTGGTCAACGCCAACAATTTTGATGTGACACCCGGCAAGGGCGAAATTCCGCTGGAGGAAGTCGCCCGCTTCGGGCTTTTCCTGCCCGAGAAAATCCACACCCTGCGCCAGGTTGTCGAGGCCGGATTCGACAGCAAGGGACTCAAACTCCAGCTGGTCGGCGAAGTGGAGTCGGTACCGTCCCTGGCCCGGCTCCTGCGGGCCGGACTGGGCGCCACGATCATGCCCAAGTCAGCCGCGGATGCCCTGTTCCACGAGGAAGACTTCCATGTCCTGCGGATCGTGGATCCCGCATTGCAGTGCAAGATCGCCCTGTGCACCCCGGACCATGACCCGCTCTCCGAGGCCGCGTCCGCCGTTCTCCTGGTGCTCAAGGAAATGCTCCAGGAAATGCTCAGCGACA